GCTGAAGAAGTGGAGGTGCATCCCACTGCATCATGGGAGTTGGAGTAATCCTCTCCTGTGAAGTCAACGTAAGGAACCTGGAAGGGTATCAACCCTAGAAGACAAACCATATTCAAGTTTCAAGAGGACTGATTGAGGTCACGACAAGGACTGACGGGTTGCCCTTCAAGGACATACATGCAAGGAAGACAAATGGATGCTGAAATAGATTCAACTTTGAATAGATTTAGAAACAGCTCACCATGGTCTTGTGCTGTGTTGATTGCTATTTGTAACTGCTTCTGCTGTTTCATGCACACCCCTTAAAAGAGGGAAAACAATTGTTTACGGGATATATCGATTTTACAGTTAACATTacacaggatttttttttaagctATTTTACTGATATACTTCTTCAGGTAGCTTTATTACCTGTTCGTGTCGGGTCATACACTATACCAGTGTAGGGACTGATAAACTGTTGCAACAACTTCACATTCTGCAAGGAGATATTAACAAATGTCAGCCTGTTTGAAGTCAAGTAATTACGTGGTAGTCTACATTTAAAGACCACAATGTAACGCTCCATGGTAGCAAATTAATTAAAAGAATGTGGAGGTAAATGTCAACTGGCTGGAACATATCATTGTGTTATGTGTGGAGCCTTATTGGACCTGGTAATGGATGATGACGTTGGGATCTCGACAGATTGGGCAGGCGTTGCCACATATCTTGCTTCCTCTCTGAAAACAAAATAAAGGTAACAAGTGTTGACAAGTGCCATACAAACAAGGAGTCTGTCTATGATGAATCACATTGGTCTAAATCCCAATGAGTTGCCTACGTACAATGCACGTCTTTCGTGTTTTCTGGGGGGGAATTCCTCCTTTGTGGTTTCTCCTGTAGTCTGCCCATACGGGACTGCTTCCATAGCGCTCAATGTACTCTGAAACAGAACAGACTTCATCAATGGGGACAACCTAGGGCTAAGACACGTATGTACACCTCAACACCATCAATACCCGCCATACCTTCACTCTCGAGGTAATCCCAGGGTCTGTCCTTGAAGCGGACTTGAGTTTCAGATACATTTACAGCATTGTTATCACCTTCTAGAGATGGTTTAGTGCACATATAATGGCCTGGCTGCAAAAATGGAGACACTGCCTGAAACCATATCCTGACAGGAAACTTCTGGAAAATAAGGAAAGCACAGATGAACCACCGGCACAGTTACAACGCTTATCCTAGGACTTGCTGTTAACAATAAACCTACAAACCATCTGCTGCAATGTATGATTGCCCAGAGTTAGGCTTGGCTAGAGTGGCTTCAGCTCAAATCTATTTAGCATACGCTGTAGCTAACTTGGTCATAATGTACTAACAGCACCTCACTTGCAGAGAATGATAAGCAGAGGTTGTTTTTTCAATAAATTGCGCGTTTGCATAAAATCACTAAATACCTTAGAATGCTGACTTTTCAGTATAAACAAGGGAGAAACACGACTCAAAATCCTTCCAATGCCTCTTACGGATGCTGCCATTTTGCCTTTCAGGATGTAAATTGAAGGGTCAAAGGTagaagctgggggggggggggggggggggggattatttGCTTTTTTGTTACTAGAATATGATCACGTAGTTTAGAATTTTCATGTTATATTTTTGTTAATGTTTTTAAGAACAGTACATGTTTTAAAGTTGTGATTTTAATGTTAGTATTAAGGAGGAGTTGAACGAATCTCAATAGTTTGAGACCTTT
Above is a window of Osmerus mordax isolate fOsmMor3 chromosome 18, fOsmMor3.pri, whole genome shotgun sequence DNA encoding:
- the mrps18b gene encoding 28S ribosomal protein S18b, mitochondrial isoform X2, whose product is MAASVRGIGRILSRVSPLFILKSQHSKFPVRIWFQAVSPFLQPGHYMCTKPSLEGDNNAVNVSETQVRFKDRPWDYLESEEYIERYGSSPVWADYRRNHKGGIPPQKTRKTCIRGSKICGNACPICRDPNVIIHYQNVKLLQQFISPYTGIVYDPTRTGVCMKQQKQLQIAINTAQDHGLIPFQVPYVDFTGEDYSNSHDAVGCTSTSSALAKGEAWYKWYHRMEPDEKELSKIKRLYKAYLK
- the mrps18b gene encoding 28S ribosomal protein S18b, mitochondrial isoform X1, giving the protein MAASVRGIGRILSRVSPLFILKSQHSKKFPVRIWFQAVSPFLQPGHYMCTKPSLEGDNNAVNVSETQVRFKDRPWDYLESEEYIERYGSSPVWADYRRNHKGGIPPQKTRKTCIRGSKICGNACPICRDPNVIIHYQNVKLLQQFISPYTGIVYDPTRTGVCMKQQKQLQIAINTAQDHGLIPFQVPYVDFTGEDYSNSHDAVGCTSTSSALAKGEAWYKWYHRMEPDEKELSKIKRLYKAYLK